The proteins below come from a single Tachysurus fulvidraco isolate hzauxx_2018 chromosome 26, HZAU_PFXX_2.0, whole genome shotgun sequence genomic window:
- the gng10 gene encoding guanine nucleotide-binding protein G(I)/G(S)/G(O) subunit gamma-10: MSSTVTLTDMRRNVEQLRLQAGVQRIKVSQAAAELQQYCLQNAPKDALLVGVPTGSNPFREPRSCSIF; this comes from the exons ATGTCTTCTACCGTGACCCTGACGGACATGAGGCGGAATGTGGAGCAGCTGAGACTGCAAGCCGGTGTGCAGAGAATAAAG gtgtctcAGGCCGCAGCCGAGCTACAACAATACTGCCTTCAAAATGCCCCAAAAGATGCCCTCCTGGTCGGCGTGCCAACAGGCAGCAACCCTTTCCGAGAACCGCGCTCATGTTCTATCTTTTAA